CAGACGACGCGTGGTGTCTCGAGCGAGTTGACGACGTCCTCAAGCGTCGGCACGATCTCAAACTTCGATGTCGCCTCGACGTTCCCGGCGTCCGTCCCGACGACGTTGTGACCGTGGTCGCTCAAGTTGAGCGCCAAGTTGTATCCCATCTTGCCTAATCCAATCAAACCGATTTGCATATCGTCACCTCTAAATCGAATTTTTTTCCATCTCTCCACTATAATATCAAATTAAATTCGATTTACAAGTCGAATGACGGAATTTTTTTCGAATAACAAAAAAAGCGTCCCGACCTAACGAGTAGGCGGGACGAGGGTCAGACACTTTTCTTATATGGATACAGGAACGAGTCAAGATCTTCGGCGGGCATCGGCTTGTTGTAATAGTAGCCTTGCGCCTGGTTGCAATCCTCGGCCTTGAGGAAGGCGACTTGTGCTTTCGTCTCGACACCTTCGGCGATGACGTTCAGCCCGAGCTCGTGCGCCATTCGGATGATCGTCTTGACGAGGGCGGCGTCCTTCGAATCCGTCTCGATGTTTTTCGTGAAGTGTTGGTCGATTTTCAGCGTGTCGATCGGGAACAGCTTCAAGTAGCTGAGAGACGAGTAGCCGGTGCCAAAGTCGTCAATCGACAAGTGGACGCCAAGGGCGACGAGTTCCTCCATCGTCTCGATGGCACTTTGCGCGCTCTGGATGACGGTCTCGGTCAACTCGAGCTCGAGGTATTCCGGTGCGAGCCCGCTCGCCTCGAGCGCCTGGCTGACAATGTCCGGCAAATCTTTTTGCGCGAACTGGAGCGCCGAGATGTTGACGGCGACGCGGAATGGTTCGACGCCCGCATCCTGCCACGCCTTGTTCTGCCGGCACGCCTCGTTCAAGACGTACTCGCCGAGACGATGAATGCTGCCGGTCTCCTCGGCGATCGGGATGAACTCGGCCGGGGAAATCATGCCGAGCTCGGGATGTGTCCAACGCACGAGCGCCTCGACACCGATGAGCACCTCGGTCTCGAGATGCACTTGCGGCTGATAATGAATCGAGAACTCGCCGCGGCCGATGCCTTTCCGGAGCGCCATCGCGAGCTGTGACTTGCGCGCGACAGACTCGTTCATGTCTTTCGTGAAGAACTGGAAGCCGTTCTTGCCGTCCTCTTTCGCCCGATACATGGCGATGTCGGCGTTCTTCAACAAGTCATCGGCCGTCCGCCCGTCGGACGGATAGAGGCTGATGCCAATCGATAGGCTCGTGAACACGTCCTCACTTTCGAGCAAGAACGGTTGGTTCAACGCGTTCGTAATCTGTTGGGCGCGGTGGGCGGCTAAGTTGCTGCCGGTGTTCGGCGACAGGATGACGAACTCGTCCCCGCCGAGACGGGCGAGCGTGTCGCTCTTATTGATCGTCGTCAACAGCCGGTCCGTCACTTGGCGCAAGAAGACGTCGCCTGATGAGTGGCCGAATCGGTCGTTGATGACCTTGAAGTTGTCGAGATCGATATAGAACAACGAGAACGTCGACTCGCTGCCTTGGGAAAGCAAGGCGTCGAGCCGGTCATTGAACAGACGTCGGTTCGGCAGGCCGGTCAACGTGTCCAAATAGACGAGGTCGTTAATTTGTTCTTCGATTTGTTTCCGTTCACTAATATCGCGGATGATGCTGCTAAAGAAGAGACCCGCCTCCGTCTCCCACGTCCCGAGCGACATTTCGAACGGGAACTCGGTCCCGTCTTTTCGCAAGCCGACGAGCTCGACCGTACGGCCGATGACGTTTGCTTCACGCGTCTCGCGATAGCGTTTCATGCCTTGTTCGTGTGCGACTTTAAAGCGCTCGGGCATGATGAGCGTGATCGATTCCCCGAGCACCTCGCTTGCCGTATATCCGAATAGGCGCTCGGCCCCGTGGTTCCATTGCACGATGCGACGTTCGGCATCTGCGACGATGATGGCATCGTTCGCCGACTCGATGACGGACTGGAACTTCGTTTCGAGTTCGATGGACTGACGCTCGAGTTGCTTCTCATTGCGAAGCGAGATCAGCATGAGCACGAACAGCGTCGTGACACTGCCGCCGATCCAGAAGGCGAGGAGCGTGCTGTCCATCGAGAAGCCGGTCAATGCTTGAGGCGTCGCGAACGGGGTGAATTCGGCCGCGCCCATGCCGATATAATGCATCCCCGAGACGGCGAGCCCAATCAAGAGCGAGCAGACGAGTCTCCGCCAGTGGAATCGTGACACGTCCGGGAGCGAGAACAAGAGATACAGCCCGACGAGCGAGGCAATGAACGCGACGACGGCCGATAACAGCCACATGACCGGGTCGTACGTCAACACGGCGTTCATCTGCATCGCTTCCATGCCGACGTAATGCATCGACACGATGCCGATGCTGATGAAGACGGCGCTGATGACGAGATCGCGCGGTCGCGCCGTCTGTCGGCTGACGATATAGAAGGCGAACCCGGACGAGATGATGGCTGGAATGATCGAGGCGATGACGATACCGATATGGTAGGATACGTCGGCCTCTAAATGGAATGCCAACATCCCGATGAAATGCATCGCCCAAATGCCGAGCCCGAGACTGAGGGCTCCGGCGCTCACCCAACGGATGTGCGAGACTCGTTCGGCATATTTGAGCCGACTGCTAATATCGAGCGAGACGAAGGCCGAGAAGACGGCGACGGCGATGGATAACAAGACGAGGGGAAGACTGTATGTACTATGGAGATGGTGTTCGATGGGGACCAAACCTTTCTTTAATAATATCGGGACAAATGGACGAAAACGGACAGTTTCTCAAAAATGAGCTTTCCTAGCATAGCATATTTGTCTTGACGTGAAGGGAATATTTTCCCCGGTGGGTCAATAGTTTGGCACATTGTCCGAAGGAACGATCAGTCTTTGATTGCGGATTTTTTTTCGAAACGGTATCGTAAAAAGAAAAAGGGTGAGACATATGGAATCGATGAATGGCCTGGCCCGCATCCGTGGTGCCTATACAACACTCGGCAAGAAAGAGCAACGCATTGCCGATTATATCTTGAAGCAGCCTGAACGCATCATTCACCATACGATCAATCAAGTCGCCGACGACCTCGACGTCGCCGAGTCGACCGTGTTCCGTTTCTGTCAGCGCGTCGGCTTCAAAGGCTATCAGGCGCTGAAAATCGCGCTCGCCACCGACGTCGTCGCACCGCTCCAAGACATCCATGAGGACATCTCGAACGAGGACACGCCGCTTGAGATCGCAGAGAAGATTTTCACGTCGAACGTGAAGACGCTCGAAGCGACGCGACAGATTTTGGACGCGACGTCGCTCGACAAGGCCGTCACGCTGTTGTTGTCGGCGCGCCGCATCGAGTTCTTCGGCAGCGGGGGCTCGGCCGTCATCGCACTCGATGCGTATCACAAGTTCGTCCGGAGCGGACTGTTCGTCACGGCAAACTTGGAGTCGCACATGCAGCTCATGTCGGCGTCGCAACTGACGAACGACGACGTCGCCGTCCTCATCTCGCATTCGGGTGCCTCGAAAGACACGCTCGACGTCGCGAAAGTGCTGAACGAGCGCGGCGTCCCGACCGTCGCCATCACCAACTATGCGAAGTCCCCGCTCTCGAAGCTGTGTGACGTCGCCCTGTATACCGTGTCGCAAGAGACCGAGTTCCGCTCTGAGGCGCTCGCCTCACGCATCGCCGAGCTCAGTCTGATTGACGCCTTGTTCACCGTCGTCATGATGCGTCGTGGGGAAGAGGGTAGAGAATCGCTCCAAAAGATGCGCGAGGCCATCTCGCTTCGGCGCATGTGAAAAGGCTGACCCTCGGGCCAGCCTTTCTTCATTTCCGTTTGATTTGATCCGCGACTTTTTTGACCACTTTCTCGACACCACCCGCCGGGGCCTCCAAATCGTGATGGAGTGTGTTATCCGGAATTTTCATGACCGGCTTCTGGCCTTGCGGGGCCGGATCACTTAAATAGACGAAATCGCCGGCACCGTCTGGCGCGCTACCTGTCGCCCATTTGCCTTGACTCGATTCGTTACCTTCGGATAAGTCCCAGAATTCGAGACCGTGTGGTTCAGCCTCTAATTCATCTTTCGCCGGGAAGCTCGCTGGTACGATGGCTCCGTTTTTCTGTTCGAGTTCATCGATTGCCGCCAGCCACTGATATTGGTGATAACGGTCACGGGCGAGCATCTTGCGGAAAACTTTGCGGACGCCTTCGTCTTTCGTCATATGGTAGAGACGGGCGACTTGAAGTCGTCCTTGCGTCTCGGCATGTAAGTTCGAGCGCATGTCGGCGAGCAAGTTTCCACTCGCGACGATATACGAACCGTTCCACGGCACCCCATTCGAATTCGTCGGCAGTCCGCCGAGCCCGCTGACAATTAAATGCTGCGGGTTCATCCCGCCAAGGATGGCCGCTGTCGCCGGGTCTTTGGCCGCTTCGGCCTGATCATCCGGTGACGCCCCGTCGAGCAGTTGTGAGATGAGGGCGCACAGCATCTCGACGTGCCCGATCTCCTCGGTCCCGATGTCCATGAGCATGTCCTTATACTTCTCTTCCCCACGACAGTTGAAGCCTTGGAACAAGTACTGCATCATAACGGTCATTTCCCCGAATTGACCGCCGAGCACTTCTTGAATTTGACGGGCGAGCTGTGGATCCGGACGATCGACGTTCACTTCAAACTGCAATTCCTTCTGATGGCGAAACATAGAATTCCTCCTTTGTTTGAACAAGTGGTAAATGCACGACAAAGGTATAGTTCCACTATCAATAGTTATCAAACCTGATTTTAAAAAAGATCTCCAAATACAAGTAGGGGTATGGGTATCATCTGAGGGTTACAATTGATCAAAGCGTGGAATTAATAGTAACAGATTGATTTTTGTCTAAACAGAGAGGAACGACTGCTATGAACAACCTTGAATTCTTGACGCCCGAACACTACGACGTGTTCAAACAGTTGGCACAGCGTCTCAACAATCCCGGCGACGTCAAGAAAGAATATTTTTCCGCCCTGTACGTGATTGCCGGGAATGAGCGGGTACGGAATCTGTTGTTGCCGTATATGGACCTTGCGGACGGCAAAATCAGTACGGCGACCATCATCGATGACAACACGTTCGAGAAGCAGGATTTCATCCTCGTCAAACTCGTCATTCATCTGTATAACAATAAGGAATGGGTGTTACCGACGGAACTGATCACATTACCGGAACCAGATTATCAACTTGCGATGCAGGCAATCACGCTCTGTCGCGATCAACAATTCGATGAGGTGGTCATCCCGGCCGACCAAGAGACCTGACTCAGGTCTCTTTTTTGTTTCTCCTTGACGAATGAAGGGTAATTCACCCATGCATTCGAAACTGTCGCTGATTGCTAAAAAGGAGGGACACATATGTTACAAGATTTTCCGAAATCGTATTGGCGCGACGTCGTCGTGAAGACAGTGAACCCGCTCAATGAAGATATTCAGACCGAGGTCGCTGTGGTCGGAGCAGGAATTGTCGGCGTACTAACTGCCCTGAAATTGGCTGAACGAGGGAAGCAGGTCGTCTTGGTCGAAGCGGCCCGTTTCGCGACCGGCACGACCGGATATACGACGGCCAAAGTCTCAGCCCAGCACGGTGTCGTCTATACCGAACTCATCAAGTCACTCGGTGAGGAAAATGCGCGGCTCTATTACGAGGCCAATATGGAAGCGCTCCGTTTCCTCGAGAACCAAATTGACACGCTCGGCATCGACTGTGACCTCGAGCGGCAACACGCCTATATGTATGCCCTCTCGTCTTCGAGCTCGGCGAAACTTCTCGAGAAGGAAGAGGAGGCGTATGAGAAGCTAGGCATTGACGGAGGCGATGCGACAGATGAAGTGAATGGTCTGTTGCCATATGAGGTGAAGAAGGCGACCGTCATGCGCGACCAGCTCCAGTTCCATCCGGTCAAATACTTACAAGGGCTGATGGACCGCTTCCTCGAGCTCGGGGGGACGCTGTATGAAATGACGCGGGTGACCGGCATTGAATACGGCACACCGCATCGGCTCGACACGATCACGGGTCACTGCATCGAGGCGCAAGACGTCGTCGTCACGACCCATTTCCCGTTCAACGACTTCAAAGGACTGTATTTTTCAAAAATGGAAGTGGAACGCTCGTATGTCGTCTCGTCTGAAGTTGAGACGTTCCCGGAAGGCATGTTCATCAGCGTCGACAAGCCGAGCCGTTCCGTCCGTCATGTGAAGCTCGCTAATGGAAAGAAGATGGCCATGTTCGGTGGCGAGAACCATTTGACAGGTCATAAAGCAGAGACGCTGGCCTGCTATGAGGAACTCGGCAACTTCGGGACACGTCATTTCGGTGCCGAGACGTTTACCCACCATTGGTCAGCCCAAGATTTGATCACTCTCGACAAAGTGCCGTATATCGGGCGGATGACGAACGATACGCCGCATGTTTTCGTTGCGACCGGCTTCTCAAAATGGGGGATGAGCCAAGGAATCGTCGCGGCACGCCTTATCGCCGACTTGATCACGAACCAACCGAACCGCTATGAGGAGCTGTATGATCCAACCCGGTCGAAATGGAAACTTGCCGACGCGGCCCGCTTCATCAAGACGAATGCCGATGTGGCCAAGGAGCTCGTCAAAGGTAAATTGAAACCGACAGATAAACAAGTGGACGAACTCGGTCTAGACGAGGGAGCTATCGTCAAACATAACGGCGAACATGTCGCCGCTTATCGCGACCCGGATGGCCACATCTCAATGGTCGGGTCGGCCTGTACGCATATGGGTTGCACTGTCAACTGGAACCAAGCCGAGCGCTCATGGGACTGTCCATGTCACGGTTCGCGCTTTAAACCAAATGGCGAAGTCATCGAAGGGCCGGCAGTTAAGTCGCTTCCACCCAAAATATGAAATCAAGTTGTAAATGTTTTTAAAAAACAATGGGTTCAAACCAAATGCCAGCGTTTCCTGTCCGCAATG
This sequence is a window from Exiguobacterium mexicanum. Protein-coding genes within it:
- a CDS encoding EAL domain-containing protein translates to MVPIEHHLHSTYSLPLVLLSIAVAVFSAFVSLDISSRLKYAERVSHIRWVSAGALSLGLGIWAMHFIGMLAFHLEADVSYHIGIVIASIIPAIISSGFAFYIVSRQTARPRDLVISAVFISIGIVSMHYVGMEAMQMNAVLTYDPVMWLLSAVVAFIASLVGLYLLFSLPDVSRFHWRRLVCSLLIGLAVSGMHYIGMGAAEFTPFATPQALTGFSMDSTLLAFWIGGSVTTLFVLMLISLRNEKQLERQSIELETKFQSVIESANDAIIVADAERRIVQWNHGAERLFGYTASEVLGESITLIMPERFKVAHEQGMKRYRETREANVIGRTVELVGLRKDGTEFPFEMSLGTWETEAGLFFSSIIRDISERKQIEEQINDLVYLDTLTGLPNRRLFNDRLDALLSQGSESTFSLFYIDLDNFKVINDRFGHSSGDVFLRQVTDRLLTTINKSDTLARLGGDEFVILSPNTGSNLAAHRAQQITNALNQPFLLESEDVFTSLSIGISLYPSDGRTADDLLKNADIAMYRAKEDGKNGFQFFTKDMNESVARKSQLAMALRKGIGRGEFSIHYQPQVHLETEVLIGVEALVRWTHPELGMISPAEFIPIAEETGSIHRLGEYVLNEACRQNKAWQDAGVEPFRVAVNISALQFAQKDLPDIVSQALEASGLAPEYLELELTETVIQSAQSAIETMEELVALGVHLSIDDFGTGYSSLSYLKLFPIDTLKIDQHFTKNIETDSKDAALVKTIIRMAHELGLNVIAEGVETKAQVAFLKAEDCNQAQGYYYNKPMPAEDLDSFLYPYKKSV
- a CDS encoding MurR/RpiR family transcriptional regulator translates to MESMNGLARIRGAYTTLGKKEQRIADYILKQPERIIHHTINQVADDLDVAESTVFRFCQRVGFKGYQALKIALATDVVAPLQDIHEDISNEDTPLEIAEKIFTSNVKTLEATRQILDATSLDKAVTLLLSARRIEFFGSGGSAVIALDAYHKFVRSGLFVTANLESHMQLMSASQLTNDDVAVLISHSGASKDTLDVAKVLNERGVPTVAITNYAKSPLSKLCDVALYTVSQETEFRSEALASRIAELSLIDALFTVVMMRRGEEGRESLQKMREAISLRRM
- a CDS encoding manganese catalase family protein produces the protein MFRHQKELQFEVNVDRPDPQLARQIQEVLGGQFGEMTVMMQYLFQGFNCRGEEKYKDMLMDIGTEEIGHVEMLCALISQLLDGASPDDQAEAAKDPATAAILGGMNPQHLIVSGLGGLPTNSNGVPWNGSYIVASGNLLADMRSNLHAETQGRLQVARLYHMTKDEGVRKVFRKMLARDRYHQYQWLAAIDELEQKNGAIVPASFPAKDELEAEPHGLEFWDLSEGNESSQGKWATGSAPDGAGDFVYLSDPAPQGQKPVMKIPDNTLHHDLEAPAGGVEKVVKKVADQIKRK
- a CDS encoding FAD-dependent oxidoreductase; protein product: MLQDFPKSYWRDVVVKTVNPLNEDIQTEVAVVGAGIVGVLTALKLAERGKQVVLVEAARFATGTTGYTTAKVSAQHGVVYTELIKSLGEENARLYYEANMEALRFLENQIDTLGIDCDLERQHAYMYALSSSSSAKLLEKEEEAYEKLGIDGGDATDEVNGLLPYEVKKATVMRDQLQFHPVKYLQGLMDRFLELGGTLYEMTRVTGIEYGTPHRLDTITGHCIEAQDVVVTTHFPFNDFKGLYFSKMEVERSYVVSSEVETFPEGMFISVDKPSRSVRHVKLANGKKMAMFGGENHLTGHKAETLACYEELGNFGTRHFGAETFTHHWSAQDLITLDKVPYIGRMTNDTPHVFVATGFSKWGMSQGIVAARLIADLITNQPNRYEELYDPTRSKWKLADAARFIKTNADVAKELVKGKLKPTDKQVDELGLDEGAIVKHNGEHVAAYRDPDGHISMVGSACTHMGCTVNWNQAERSWDCPCHGSRFKPNGEVIEGPAVKSLPPKI